Proteins encoded in a region of the Panicum hallii strain FIL2 chromosome 3, PHallii_v3.1, whole genome shotgun sequence genome:
- the LOC112883968 gene encoding phosphoribosylformylglycinamidine cyclo-ligase, chloroplastic/mitochondrial: protein MTTSRVLHFLRGPATSPAPADCRGPRQPQRLRFPQAGEGMRRVSVACSSSSTGEDEGMTYKGAGVDIDAGTELVRRIRKMAPGIGGFGGLYPFGDDFLVAGTDGVGTKLKLAFETGIHDTIGIDLVAMSVNDIVTSGAEPMFFLDYFATSKLDVDLAEKVIKGIVDGCEQSDCVLLGGETAEMPDFYAEGEYDLSGFAVGKVKKDKLIDGKNIVKGDVLIGLPSSGVHSNGFSLARRVLEKSRLSLSDQLPRNDGITTTVGEALMAPTVIYVKQVLEIISKGGVKGLAHITGGGFTDNIPRVFPSGLGAKIFTGSWEVPPVFKWLQQVGNIDDAEMRRTFNMGIGMVLVVSRESADRIIEDTHGSSPAYRIGEVIEGEGVHYV from the exons ATGACCACCTCCCGCGTCCTCCACTTCCTCCGTGGGCCGGCGACCTCTCCCGCCCCCGCGGACTGCCGGGGCCCTCGCCAACCGCAGCGCCTCCGCTTCCCGCAGGCTGGCGAGGGGATGCGGCGCGTCTCCGtggcctgctcctcctcctccaccggtgAGGACGAGGGCATGACGTACAAGGGCGCCGGTGTGGACATCGACGCCGGCACCGAGCTCGTGCGTCGCATCCGCAAGATGGCACCCGGGATTGGCGGCTTCGGCGGCCTCTACCCCTTTG GAGATGACTTCCTTGTTGCTGGCACTGATGGTGTAGGGACAAAGCTGAAACTTGCCTTTGAAACCGGTATTCATGATACAATTGGCATTGACCTG GTTGCTATGAGTGTCAATGACATTGTAACTTCCGGTGCAGAACCAATGTTCTTCCTAGATTACTTTGCTACCAGCAAGCTTGATGTCGACCTTGCAGAGAAG GTTATCAAGGGGATTGTGGATGGGTGCGAACAATCAGATTGTGTTCTCCTAGGAGGGGAG ACAGCAGAGATGCCTGATTTCTATGCGGAGGGTGAATATGATCTAAGTGGTTTTGCTGTGGGTAAAGTGAAGAAGGATAAGCTCATTGATGGAAAAAACATTGTTAAGGGAGATGTCCTTATAGGTCTTCCTTCCAGTGGGGTTCATTCTAATGGATTCTCTCTTGCTAGAAG AGTACTGGAGAAAAGCAGACTCTCATTGAGTGACCAACTCCCAAGAAATGATGGCATAACAACTACTGTTGGTGAAGCCCTTATGGCACCAACTGTCATCTATGTTAAGCAG GTACTCGAGATCATTAGCAAGGGTGGTGTGAAAGGACTAGCCCACATTACTGGTGGTGGATTTACAGACAATATTCCTAGAGTGTTTCCTTCTGGTCTTGGGGCAAAAATTTTCACTGGATCATGGGAAGTGCCACCTGTCTTCAAGTGGCTTCAACAG GTTGGAAACATTGATGATGCAGAGATGCGGCGGACATTCAATATGGGCATTGGAATGGTTCTTGTGGTAAGCAGAGAGTCAGCAGACAGAATTATTGAAGACACCCATGGATCAAGTCCTGCTTATCGCATTGGAGAGGTGATCGAGGGCGAGGGGGTTCACTATGTCTGA
- the LOC112886852 gene encoding NAC domain-containing protein 73-like isoform X3, translating to MNRGHSGSMISSCGTSELTDEKKDSQTSASQHCPSCGHSLDCNPKDMIGLPAGVKFDPSDQELIEHLASLVEEGGSRAHPLINDFIPTIQGDDGICYTHPENLPGVTRNGLSKHFFHRPSKAYTTGTRKRRRIQSERGSHGSEDVGEARWHKTGKTRPVIVGGRQKGSKKILVLYSNYGKQGKPKKTNWVMHQYHLGDQEEKDGELVVSKVFYQTQLRSTTATVEHHTMDGEKVAEASKAMQNVLSSFAADATAVTVAMVPHRQQKRQRQADGHCSFAPAKMSHEVGVVGGQVAGDQGEKRDSHHVPSQHNVLSDLHAKPVPTMSFHVGTPLNTVSTAISPEAQDRSSSRRLAADLLKWKD from the exons ATGAACAGGGGGCACTCAGGTTCCATGATCAGCAGCTGCGGCACCTCCGAGCTCACCGACGAGAAGAAGGACAGCCAGACCTCGGCTTCCCAGCACTGCCCAAGCTGTGGACACAGCCTCGACTGCAATCCG AAGGACATGATTGGTCTTCCCGCtggtgtcaagtttgatccgtcAGATCAGGAGCTGATAGAGCACCTTGCGTCCTTGGTGGAGGAAGGAGGCTCCAGAGCTCACCCTCTCATAAATGACTTTATACCCACCATACAAGGAGATGATGGCATTTGCTACACTCATCCTGAGAATCTCCCAG GTGTGACAAGAAATGGCCTCAGCAAGCACTTCTTCCACAGGCCATCCAAAGCCTACACCACTGGCACAaggaagaggagaaggatcCAGTCAGAGCGTGGATCGCATGGCAGTGAAGATGTTGGCGAGGCACGGTGGCACAAGACTGGCAAGACGCGTCCGGTGATCGTGGGAGGGCGGCAGAAGGGGAGCAAGAAGATCCTGGTGCTGTACAGTAACTACGGAAAACAAGGGAAACCGAAGAAGACCAACTGGGTGATGCACCAGTACCACCTCGGCGACCAGGAGGAGAAGGACGGAGAACTGGTCGTGTCCAAGGTCTTCTACCAGACGCAGCTGCGTTCTACCACGGCAACGGTGGAACATCACACGATGGATGGTGAAAAGGTGGCAGAGGCCTCGAAGGCAATGCAGAATGTGCTCTCTAGCTTTGCGGCTGATGCCACAGCGGTGACTGTCGCCATGGTGCCACACCGGCAGCAGAAACGGCAGCGGCAGGCTGATGGCCATTGCAGCTTTGCTCCTGCCAAGATGTCTCATGAG GTTGGTGTAGTAGGCGGTCAGGTAgcaggtgatcaaggagaaaAGCGTGACAGCCACCACGTACCATCACAGCATAATGTCTTATCAGATCTGCATGCAAAACCAGTACCCACCATGTCTTTCCATGTCGGTACTCCATTGAACACAGTTTCAACAGCAATATCACCTGAAGCGCAAGACAG gagcagcagcagaagGTTGGCCGCAGATCTGCTGAAATGGAAGGATTGA
- the LOC112883914 gene encoding probable tRNA N6-adenosine threonylcarbamoyltransferase — translation MSSSPSPASRRPPGPLALGLESSANKIGIGVVSLSGEILSNPRHTYVTPPGHGFLPRETAQHHLVHLLPLLRAALDDAGVAPADLACVCYTKGPGMGGPLQVAAAAARALSLLWRKPLVAVNHCVAHIEMGRAVTGAVDPVVLYVSGGNTQVIAYSEGRYRIFGETIDIAVGNCLDRFARVLELSNDPSPGYNIEQLAKKGEKFIDLPYAVKGMDVSFSGILSFIEATAIEKLKNNECTPADLCYSLQETVFAMLVEITERAMAHCDSKDVLIVGGVGCNERLQDMMRIMCSERGGRLFATDDRYCIDNGAMIAYTGLLAYAHGVTTPLEESTFTQRFRTDEVQAIWREKEMPVLSNIHADAMAKVSKDEASMPTPIIVDS, via the exons atgtCCTCGTCGCcgtctccggcgagccgccgcccccCGGGCCCGCTGGCGCTGGGGCTGGAGTCCTCGGCCAACAAGATCGGCATCGGCGTGGTCTCCCTCTCGGGCGAGATCCTCTCCAACCCGCGCCACACCTACGTGACCCCGCCGGGCCACGGCTTCCTTCCCCGGGAGACCGCGCAGCACCACCTGGTGCACCTCctcccgctcctccgcgccgcgctCGACGATGCCGGCGTCGCCCCCGCCGACCTCGCCTGCGTCTGCTACACTAAAGGCCCCGGCATGGGCGGCCCGCTCCAGgttgccgccgcggccgcccgcgcGCTCTCCCTACTCTGGAGGAAGCCGCTCGTGGCAGTCAACCACTGCGTCGCGCACATCGAGATGGGCCGCGCGGTCACGGGGGCCGTGGACCCCGTCGTGCTCTACGTCTCCGGGGGAAACACGCAGGTCATCGCCTACAGCGAGGGGAGGTACAGGATCTTCGGGGAGACTATCGATATCGCAGTTGGGAACTGCCTCGACCGCTTTGCCAGGGTCCTTGAGCTCTCCAATGACCCTAGCCCCGGGTATAACATCGAGCAG CTTGCAAAGAAGGGAGAAAAATTCATTGATCTCCCATATGCTGTAAAGGGTATGGATGTGTCATTTAGTGGCATATTGAGCTTTATTGAAGCTACAGCGATTGAAAAGCTTAAAAATAATGAGTGCACTCCTGCGGACCTATGCTACTCACTGCAG GAAACTGTCTTTGCCATGCTTGTTGAGATTACTGAACGTGCCATGGCACACTGTGATTCAAAGGACGTTCTTATTGTTGGTGGTGTTGGTTGCAATGAACGTTTACAAGATATGATGAGGATTATGTGCTCAGAAAGAGGTGGTAGGCTGTTCGCAACTGATGACCGCTATTGTATAGACAATGGGGCAATGATTGCATACACTGGTTTACTGGCGTATGCACATGGTGTGACCACTCCCCTGGAGGAGTCGACATTTACACAAAGATTCCGAACGGATGAGGTTCAAGCGATTTGGAGGGAGAAGGAGATGCCTGTGTTGAGTAATATCCATGCAGATGCAATGGCTAAAGTATCCAAGGATGAAGCCTCTATGCCAACTCCAATTATTGTAGATTCCTGA
- the LOC112886852 gene encoding NAC domain-containing protein 10-like isoform X1, whose amino-acid sequence MNRGHSGSMISSCGTSELTDEKKDSQTSASQHCPSCGHSLDCNPKDMIGLPAGVKFDPSDQELIEHLASLVEEGGSRAHPLINDFIPTIQGDDGICYTHPENLPGVTRNGLSKHFFHRPSKAYTTGTRKRRRIQSERGSHGSEDVGEARWHKTGKTRPVIVGGRQKGSKKILVLYSNYGKQGKPKKTNWVMHQYHLGDQEEKDGELVVSKVFYQTQLRSTTATVEHHTMDGEKVAEASKAMQNVLSSFAADATAVTVAMVPHRQQKRQRQADGHCSFAPAKMSHEVGVVGGQVAGDQGEKRDSHHVPSQHNVLSDLHAKPVPTMSFHVGTPLNTVSTAISPEAQDRSVVLDSRFYYPAILRRNEKNQEQQQKVGRRSAEMEGLIIACQSASTEAGASPESKEVQRPYHQHWPPDHSQDQHQLQCS is encoded by the exons ATGAACAGGGGGCACTCAGGTTCCATGATCAGCAGCTGCGGCACCTCCGAGCTCACCGACGAGAAGAAGGACAGCCAGACCTCGGCTTCCCAGCACTGCCCAAGCTGTGGACACAGCCTCGACTGCAATCCG AAGGACATGATTGGTCTTCCCGCtggtgtcaagtttgatccgtcAGATCAGGAGCTGATAGAGCACCTTGCGTCCTTGGTGGAGGAAGGAGGCTCCAGAGCTCACCCTCTCATAAATGACTTTATACCCACCATACAAGGAGATGATGGCATTTGCTACACTCATCCTGAGAATCTCCCAG GTGTGACAAGAAATGGCCTCAGCAAGCACTTCTTCCACAGGCCATCCAAAGCCTACACCACTGGCACAaggaagaggagaaggatcCAGTCAGAGCGTGGATCGCATGGCAGTGAAGATGTTGGCGAGGCACGGTGGCACAAGACTGGCAAGACGCGTCCGGTGATCGTGGGAGGGCGGCAGAAGGGGAGCAAGAAGATCCTGGTGCTGTACAGTAACTACGGAAAACAAGGGAAACCGAAGAAGACCAACTGGGTGATGCACCAGTACCACCTCGGCGACCAGGAGGAGAAGGACGGAGAACTGGTCGTGTCCAAGGTCTTCTACCAGACGCAGCTGCGTTCTACCACGGCAACGGTGGAACATCACACGATGGATGGTGAAAAGGTGGCAGAGGCCTCGAAGGCAATGCAGAATGTGCTCTCTAGCTTTGCGGCTGATGCCACAGCGGTGACTGTCGCCATGGTGCCACACCGGCAGCAGAAACGGCAGCGGCAGGCTGATGGCCATTGCAGCTTTGCTCCTGCCAAGATGTCTCATGAG GTTGGTGTAGTAGGCGGTCAGGTAgcaggtgatcaaggagaaaAGCGTGACAGCCACCACGTACCATCACAGCATAATGTCTTATCAGATCTGCATGCAAAACCAGTACCCACCATGTCTTTCCATGTCGGTACTCCATTGAACACAGTTTCAACAGCAATATCACCTGAAGCGCAAGACAGGTCAGTCGTCCTGGACAGTAGGTTCTATTATCCAGCAATCCTTCGCCGAAATGAAAAGAACCAG gagcagcagcagaagGTTGGCCGCAGATCTGCTGAAATGGAAGGATTGATAATTGCCTGCCAATCAGCAAGCACAGAAGCA GGAGCATCACCTGAGTCCAAGGAGGTCCAACGGCCTTATCACCAACACTGGCCTCCTGATCACAGCCAAGATCAACATCAATTACAATGTAGCTAG
- the LOC112886852 gene encoding NAC domain-containing protein 10-like isoform X2, producing the protein MNRGHSGSMISSCGTSELTDEKKDSQTSASQHCPSCGHSLDCNPDMIGLPAGVKFDPSDQELIEHLASLVEEGGSRAHPLINDFIPTIQGDDGICYTHPENLPGVTRNGLSKHFFHRPSKAYTTGTRKRRRIQSERGSHGSEDVGEARWHKTGKTRPVIVGGRQKGSKKILVLYSNYGKQGKPKKTNWVMHQYHLGDQEEKDGELVVSKVFYQTQLRSTTATVEHHTMDGEKVAEASKAMQNVLSSFAADATAVTVAMVPHRQQKRQRQADGHCSFAPAKMSHEVGVVGGQVAGDQGEKRDSHHVPSQHNVLSDLHAKPVPTMSFHVGTPLNTVSTAISPEAQDRSVVLDSRFYYPAILRRNEKNQEQQQKVGRRSAEMEGLIIACQSASTEAGASPESKEVQRPYHQHWPPDHSQDQHQLQCS; encoded by the exons ATGAACAGGGGGCACTCAGGTTCCATGATCAGCAGCTGCGGCACCTCCGAGCTCACCGACGAGAAGAAGGACAGCCAGACCTCGGCTTCCCAGCACTGCCCAAGCTGTGGACACAGCCTCGACTGCAATCCG GACATGATTGGTCTTCCCGCtggtgtcaagtttgatccgtcAGATCAGGAGCTGATAGAGCACCTTGCGTCCTTGGTGGAGGAAGGAGGCTCCAGAGCTCACCCTCTCATAAATGACTTTATACCCACCATACAAGGAGATGATGGCATTTGCTACACTCATCCTGAGAATCTCCCAG GTGTGACAAGAAATGGCCTCAGCAAGCACTTCTTCCACAGGCCATCCAAAGCCTACACCACTGGCACAaggaagaggagaaggatcCAGTCAGAGCGTGGATCGCATGGCAGTGAAGATGTTGGCGAGGCACGGTGGCACAAGACTGGCAAGACGCGTCCGGTGATCGTGGGAGGGCGGCAGAAGGGGAGCAAGAAGATCCTGGTGCTGTACAGTAACTACGGAAAACAAGGGAAACCGAAGAAGACCAACTGGGTGATGCACCAGTACCACCTCGGCGACCAGGAGGAGAAGGACGGAGAACTGGTCGTGTCCAAGGTCTTCTACCAGACGCAGCTGCGTTCTACCACGGCAACGGTGGAACATCACACGATGGATGGTGAAAAGGTGGCAGAGGCCTCGAAGGCAATGCAGAATGTGCTCTCTAGCTTTGCGGCTGATGCCACAGCGGTGACTGTCGCCATGGTGCCACACCGGCAGCAGAAACGGCAGCGGCAGGCTGATGGCCATTGCAGCTTTGCTCCTGCCAAGATGTCTCATGAG GTTGGTGTAGTAGGCGGTCAGGTAgcaggtgatcaaggagaaaAGCGTGACAGCCACCACGTACCATCACAGCATAATGTCTTATCAGATCTGCATGCAAAACCAGTACCCACCATGTCTTTCCATGTCGGTACTCCATTGAACACAGTTTCAACAGCAATATCACCTGAAGCGCAAGACAGGTCAGTCGTCCTGGACAGTAGGTTCTATTATCCAGCAATCCTTCGCCGAAATGAAAAGAACCAG gagcagcagcagaagGTTGGCCGCAGATCTGCTGAAATGGAAGGATTGATAATTGCCTGCCAATCAGCAAGCACAGAAGCA GGAGCATCACCTGAGTCCAAGGAGGTCCAACGGCCTTATCACCAACACTGGCCTCCTGATCACAGCCAAGATCAACATCAATTACAATGTAGCTAG
- the LOC112886841 gene encoding ATP-dependent 6-phosphofructokinase 6-like, with the protein METATVVVAPAPVAITPPPQRKLMELKSSFAPAAKSSPARKAKPAKKKLAGGSGGYVLEDVPHLTDYLPELKSYPNPLQDHPAYSVVKQYFVNPDDTVAKKIVVHKSSARGTHFRRAGPRQRVYFQPGEVTAAIVTCGGLCPGLNTVIRELVCGLHDMYGVASVLGIEGGYKGFYARNTVELTPRSVNDIHKRGGTVLGTSRGGQDTAKIVDSIQDRGIDQVYIIGGDGTQKGAASIHEEVQRRGLKCAVVGVPKTIDNDIAVIDKSFGFDTAVEEAQRAINAAHVEAESAENGIGVVKLMGRNSGFIAMYATLASRDVDCCLIPESPFYLEGKGGLLEFVERRLRDNGHMVIVVAEGAGQDLIARSMHLADTHDASGNKVLLDVGLWLSQKIKEHFKRKPNFPITLKYIDPTYMIRAVPSNASDNVYCTLLAHSALHGAMAGYTGFTVAPVNGRHAYIPFYRITEKQNKVVITDRMWARVLCSTNQPCFLTHEDVEGAGQEEEEPHLSLVEGENALVRSPSMCNGNGHRCSGAA; encoded by the exons ATGGAGACCGCCACCGTCGTCGTCGCGCCGGCTCCCGTGGCCatcacgccgccgccgcagcgcaaGCTTATGGAATTGAAGTCTTCCTTTGCCCCCGCGGCGAAGTCGTCGCCGGCGAGGAAGGCCAAGCCGGCCAAGAAGAAGctcgccggcggcagcggcgggtaCGTCCTCGAGGACGTCCCGCACCTCACCGACTACCTCCCGGAGCTCAAG AGCTACCCGAACCCCCTGCAAGACCACCCTGCCTACTCTGTTGTCAA GCAGTACTTCGTGAACCCGGACGACACGGTGGCGAAGAAGATCGTGGTGCACAAGAGCAGCGCGCGGGGGACGCACTTCCGGCGCGCCGGCCCGCGGCAGCGCGTCTACTTCCAGCCGGGCGAGGTGACGGCGGCGATCGTCACCTGCGGCGGGCTCTGCCCGGGCCTCAACACGGTCATCCGCGAGCTCGTCTGCGGCCTCCACGACATGTACGGCGTGGCCAGCGTGCTGGGCATCGAGGGCGGCTACAAGGGCTTCTACGCGCGCAACACCGTGGAGCTGACGCCGCGGTCCGTGAACGACATCCACAAGCGCGGCGGCACGGTGCTGGGTACCTCCCGCGGCGGGCAGGACACGGCCAAGATCGTGGACAGCATCCAGGACCGCGGGATCGACCAGGTGTACATCATCGGCGGCGACGGCACGCAGAAGGGCGCGGCGTCGATACACGAGGAGGTGCAGCGCCGCGGGCTCAAGTGCGCGGTGGTCGGCGTGCCCAAGACCATCGACAACGACATCGCTGTGATCGACAAGTCGTTCGGGTTCGACACCGCCGTGGAGGAGGCGCAGCGCGCCATCAACGCGGCGCACGTCGAGGCCGAGAGCGCCGAGAACGGCATCGGCGTCGTCAAGCTCATGGGCCGGAACAGCGGCTTCATCGCCATGTACGCCACGCTCGCCAGCCGCGACGTCGACTGCTGCCTCATCCCGGAGTCGCCCTTCTACCTCGAGGGCAAGGGCGGCCTCCTCGAGTTCGTCGAGAGGCGCCTCCGCGACAACGGCCACATGGTCATCGTCGTGGCCGAGGGCGCCGGCCAGGACCTGATCGCCAGGAGCATGCACCTGGCCGACACCCACGACGCCTCCGGCAACAAGGTGCTCCTCGACGTCGGCCTCTGGCTCTCCCAGAAGATCAAGGAGCACTTCAAGAGGAAGCCCAACTTCCCCATCACGCTCAAGTACATCGACCCGACCTACATGATCCGCGCCGTGCCGTCCAACGCCTCCGACAACGTCTACTGCACGCTGCTGGCGCACAGCGCCCTCCACGGCGCCATGGCGGGCTACACCGGCTTCACCGTCGCGCCGGTGAACGGCAGGCACGCCTACATCCCCTTCTAC AGGATCACCGAGAAGCAGAACAAGGTGGTGATCACGGACCGGATGTGGGCGCGGGTGCTGTGCTCGACGAACCAGCCGTGCTTCCTGACGCACGAGGACGTGGAGGGGGCggggcaggaggaggaggagccgcaCCTGTCGCTCGTCGAGGGCGAGAACGCGCTGGTCAGGAGCCCGTCGATGTGCAACGGCAATGGCCACCGCTGCAGTGGCGCCGCCTGA